One stretch of Chaetodon auriga isolate fChaAug3 chromosome 18, fChaAug3.hap1, whole genome shotgun sequence DNA includes these proteins:
- the pum2 gene encoding pumilio homolog 2 isoform X6 produces the protein MSVPCSILGMNDVAWQETRGGMLHANGAPETGGVRVHGGGPLATVGAGQAPGVPHLQGMDRVVNPTPGTPQPPLSGRSQDDATVGYFFQRQPGEQLGGCTPSKHRWPTGDANHVDQVRAVDEMNYDFQALALESRGMGELLPAKKLWDSDELAKDGRKGMLLGEEWRDNAWGSSHHSVSQPIMVQRRPGQSFHGNGDANSVLSPRSEGGGLGVSMVEYVLSSSPGDKMDGRYRNGGYGGGDVDQDGREKNDAQEKVSPFEEDKSPEMKVGEESDPTKANGRGLLNGMDRDCKDFNPTPGSRQASPTEAVERMGPSQTGLEMMGQHHPHVLQQHNPNQNKAPAEDFQNQEAQSMGGMEQQAGVESLQFDYAGNQIQVDSSGTPVGLFDYNSQQQLFQRSNPLTVQQLTAAQQQQYALAAAQQQHLAGLAPAFVPNPYIINAAPPGTDPYTAAGLAAAATLAGPTVVPPQYYGVPWGVYPANLFQQQAASTANHSANQQQSSQGPGPGQPQVMRTGTNQRPLTPGQGQQSQQESLAAAAAANPALAYTGMPGYQVLAPAAYYDQTGALVMGPGARTGLGGPVRLVQTPLLINPAAAQAAAAVSASGSSNNMSGPPANGLYRSMPQPQPQPQQQQAPPPSSGLPSSSFYGSGSVPNTSQSSSLFSHTSAAPPPSSSLGFSSTGGSLGVGLGSALGGFGSSVSSSTSSSVSRRDSLLASSDLYKRGGSSLTPIGQPFYNSLGYSSSPSPIGLTPGHSPLTPPPSLPSSHGSSSSLHLGGLTNGSGRYISAAPGAEAKYRSAGGTSSLFNSSSQLFPPSRPRYSRSDVMPSGRSRLLEDFRNNRFPNLQLRDLPGHMVEFSQDQHGSRFIQQKLERATPAERQMVFGEILQAAYQLMTDVFGNYVIQKFFEFGSADQKLALATRIRGHVLPLALQMYGCRVIQKALESISSDQQSDIVRELDGHVLKCVKDQNGNHVVQKCIECVQPQALQFIIDAFQGQVFVLSTHPYGCRVIQRILEHCTQEQTLPILEELHQHSEQLGQDQYGNYVIQHVLEHGRPEDKSKIVAEVRGKVLVLSQHKFASNVVEKCVIHSSRAERALLIDEVCCQKDGPHSALYTMMKDQYANYVVQRMIDMAEPAQRKIIMHKIRPHIATLRKYTYGKHILAKLEKYYMKSGSELGPIGGPTNGLM, from the exons ATGAGCGTTCCATGCAGCATCCTAGGTATGAATGACGTGGCCTGGCAGGAGACAAGAGGTGGGATGCTGCATGCAAATGGTGCTCCTGAGACCGGCGGTGTCAGAGTTCATGGTGGAGGGCCCCTAGCCACAGTTGGAGCTGGACAGGCTCCTGGAGTTCCACATTTACAGGGCATGGACAGGGTTGTTAACCCTACCCCAGGTACCCCGCAGCCACCGCTGAGTGGACGGTCTCAGGATGATGCCACAGTTGGATACTTCTTCCAGAGGCAGCCTGGAGAGCAGCTTGGAGGTTGCACACCCAGCAAGCATCGCTGGCCAACTGGAGATGCCAATCATGTTGATCAG GTCCGTGCTGTGGATGAAATGAACTATGACTTCCAAGCTCTTGCTCTGGAGTCTAGGGGTATGGGAGAG CTTCTGCCAGCAAAAAAGCTCTGGGATTCTGATGAGTTGGCCAAGGATGGAAGGAAAGGGATGCTTCTTGGCGAGGAGTGGAGGGACAATGCATGGGGATCATCTC ATCATTCAGTGTCTCAGCCAATCATGGTGCAGCGGCGACCAGGCCAGAGTTTCCATGGGAATGGTGATGCCAATTCTGTGCTTTCACCTCGCTCAGAAGGTGGAGGCCTGGGGGTGAGCATGGTGGAGTACGTCCTGAGCTCCTCTCCCGGTGACAAGATGGATGGTCGCTACAGGAACGGTGGCTAT GGTGGAGGAGATGTTGACCAAGATGGGAGAGAGAAGAATGATGCCCAGGAGAAAGTGTCCCCCTTTGAAGAGGACAAGAGCCCGGAGATGAAggtgggagaggagagtgatCCCACAAAAGCCAACGGAAGAGGTCTTCTGAATGGCATGGACAGAGACTGCAAAGATTTCAA TCCAACCCCTGGAAGCCGTCAAGCTTCCCCCACTGAGGCCGTGGAGCGGATGGGTCCCAGTCAGACAGGGTTGGAGATGATGGGACAGCACCATCCCCATGTCCTCCAACAACACAACCCCAACCAAAACAAGGCCCCAGCTGAGGACTTCCAGAACCAGGAGGCCCAGAGCATGGGAGGTATGGAGCAGCAAGCCGGTGTGGAGTCCCTCCAGTTCGACTATGCCGGGAACCAGATCCAGGTGGACTCCTCCGGGACTCCAGTAGGATTGTTTGACTACAATTCTCAACAGCAG ttgttCCAGAGATCTAATCCCCTGACTGTTCAGCagctcactgcagctcagcaacaACAATACGCCCTGgctgcagcccagcagcagcatctcg CTGGCCTTGCTCCTGCGTTTGTGCCAAACCCGTACATTATCAATGCTGCCCCCCCTGGAACCGATCCCTACACTGCCGCTGGGCtcgcagcagcagccacacttGCAG GGCCCACAGTGGTTCCACCACAGTACTATGGTGTTCCTTGGGGTGTGTACCCGGCCAATCTTTTCCAGCAACAGGCTGCATCAACTGCCAATCACTCAGCTAATCAGCAACAATCCAGCCAGGGACCAGGGCCAGGCCAGCCACAG GTGATGCGCACTGGAACCAACCAGCGACCTCTTACACCTGGGCAAGGCCAACAGAGTCAGCAGGAATCTctagctgcagcagctgctgcaaacCCTGCATTGGCATACACAGGCATGCCTG GATATCAGGTGTTGGCCCCTGCAGCCTATTATGACCAGACTGGGGCCTTGGTGATGGGCCCTGGTGCCCGAACTGGTCTTGGTGGACCAGTTCGTCTAGTCCAGACCCCTCTACTCATCaaccctgcagcagcacaagctg cagctgcgGTGTCAGCATCTGGCTCCAGTAACAACATGTCTGGTCCTCCAGCCAACGGGCTGTACCGCTCAATGCCTCAACCTCAAccccagccacagcagcagcaggctccCCCACCCAGCAGTGGCCTGCCTTCCAGCTCATTCTACGGCTCTGGATCAGTCCCCAACACGTCTCAGAGCAGCTCACTTTTCTCACACAcctctgctgcacctccacCAAGCTCATCCCTGGGCTTCAGCAGTACCGGGGGCTCTCTCGGTGTAGGCCTGGGCTCTGCTCTTGGAGGCTTCGGCTCTTCTG tTTCCAGCTCTACCAGTAGCAGTGTATCTCGCAGGGACTCCCTGTTGGCAAGTTCTGATCTTTACAAACGTGGCGGCAGCAGTTTAACTCCCATCGGCCAGCCCTTTTACAACAGCCTGGGTTACTCCTCCTCACCCAGTCCCATTGGCCTCACACCAGGTCACTCCCCACTCACTCCTCCACCATCTCTGCCCTCTTCTCATGGATCCTCTTCTAGCCTTCACCTAG GTGGCCTGACAAATGGCAGCGGGCGTTACATTTCTGCAGCGCCTGGAGCTGAGGCCAAGTACCGGAGCGCCGGCGGGACGTCCAGTCTCTTTAATTCCAGTAGCCAGCTGTTCCCACCGTCTCGGCCTCGCTACAGTCGCTCTGATGTCATGCCGTCCGGGCGCAGCCGCCTGCTGGAAGACTTCAGGAACAACCGCTTCCCAAACCTTCAGCTCCGTGACCTGCCGGGACACATGGTGGAGTTCTCTCAAGACCAGCACGGATCCAG ATTTATCCAGCAGAAGCTGGAGAGGGCCACCCCTGCTGAGAGGCAGATGGTGTTTGGAGAGATTCTGCAAGCAGCATACCAACTGATGACTGATGTATTTGGGAATTATGTCATCCAAAAGTTCTTTGAG TTTGGAAGTGCAGACCAGAAGCTGGCTTTGGCTACACGTATCCGTGGACACGTCCTTCCACTGGCTTTGCAGATGTATGGTTGCAGGGTCATTCAGAAAGCCCTGGAGTCCATTTCCTCAGACCAGCAG AGTGACATTGTCCGCGAGCTTGATGGCCACGTGTTGAAGTGTGTCAAGGACCAGAATGGCAACCATGTGGTGCAAAAGTGTATTGAGTGTGTCCAGCCCCAAGCCCTGCAGTTCATTATTGATGCCTTTCAGGGACAG gtgtttgtgcTTTCCACACACCCCTATGGCTGCAGAGTTATCCAAAGGATTTTGGAGCACTGCACCCAGGAGCAGACCCTGcccatcctggaggagctgcatCAGCACTCTGAACAGCTGGGCCAG GATCAGTATGGTAACTACGTCATTCAGCATGTTTTGGAGCACGGCCGACCAGAAGATAAAAGCAAGATAGTCGCAGAGGTTCGCGGAAAGGTTCTTGTCCTCAGCCAACACAAATTTGCAAG TAATGTTGTGGAGAAGTGTGTGATCCACTCTTCGCGTGCGGAGAGAGCTCTGCTGATAGATGAAGTGTGCTGCCAGAAAGACGGGCCCCACAGCGCCCTGTACACCATGATGAAGGACCAGTACGCCAACTATGTTGTCCAAAGAATGATTGACATGGCAGAACCTGCTCAGCGCAAAATCATCATGCACAAG ATCCGGCCTCACATTGCCACTTTACGCAAGTACACCTATGGGAAGCACATTCTGGCCAAGCTAGAAAAGTACTACATGAAGAGCGGATCTGAACTGGGTCCCATCGGTGGCCCCACGAATGGCCTCATGTAG
- the pum2 gene encoding pumilio homolog 2 isoform X7, translated as MSVPCSILGMNDVAWQETRGGMLHANGAPETGGVRVHGGGPLATVGAGQAPGVPHLQGMDRVVNPTPGTPQPPLSGRSQDDATVGYFFQRQPGEQLGGCTPSKHRWPTGDANHVDQVRAVDEMNYDFQALALESRGMGELLPAKKLWDSDELAKDGRKGMLLGEEWRDNAWGSSHHSVSQPIMVQRRPGQSFHGNGDANSVLSPRSEGGGLGVSMVEYVLSSSPGDKMDGRYRNGGYGGGDVDQDGREKNDAQEKVSPFEEDKSPEMKVGEESDPTKANGRGLLNGMDRDCKDFNPTPGSRQASPTEAVERMGPSQTGLEMMGQHHPHVLQQHNPNQNKAPAEDFQNQEAQSMGGMEQQAGVESLQFDYAGNQIQVDSSGTPVGLFDYNSQQQLFQRSNPLTVQQLTAAQQQQYALAAAQQQHLAGLAPAFVPNPYIINAAPPGTDPYTAAGLAAAATLAGPTVVPPQYYGVPWGVYPANLFQQQAASTANHSANQQQSSQGPGPGQPQVMRTGTNQRPLTPGQGQQSQQESLAAAAAANPALAYTGMPGYQVLAPAAYYDQTGALVMGPGARTGLGGPVRLVQTPLLINPAAAQAAAVSASGSSNNMSGPPANGLYRSMPQPQPQPQQQQAPPPSSGLPSSSFYGSGSVPNTSQSSSLFSHTSAAPPPSSSLGFSSTGGSLGVGLGSALGGFGSSVSSSTSSSVSRRDSLLASSDLYKRGGSSLTPIGQPFYNSLGYSSSPSPIGLTPGHSPLTPPPSLPSSHGSSSSLHLGGLTNGSGRYISAAPGAEAKYRSAGGTSSLFNSSSQLFPPSRPRYSRSDVMPSGRSRLLEDFRNNRFPNLQLRDLPGHMVEFSQDQHGSRFIQQKLERATPAERQMVFGEILQAAYQLMTDVFGNYVIQKFFEFGSADQKLALATRIRGHVLPLALQMYGCRVIQKALESISSDQQSDIVRELDGHVLKCVKDQNGNHVVQKCIECVQPQALQFIIDAFQGQVFVLSTHPYGCRVIQRILEHCTQEQTLPILEELHQHSEQLGQDQYGNYVIQHVLEHGRPEDKSKIVAEVRGKVLVLSQHKFASNVVEKCVIHSSRAERALLIDEVCCQKDGPHSALYTMMKDQYANYVVQRMIDMAEPAQRKIIMHKIRPHIATLRKYTYGKHILAKLEKYYMKSGSELGPIGGPTNGLM; from the exons ATGAGCGTTCCATGCAGCATCCTAGGTATGAATGACGTGGCCTGGCAGGAGACAAGAGGTGGGATGCTGCATGCAAATGGTGCTCCTGAGACCGGCGGTGTCAGAGTTCATGGTGGAGGGCCCCTAGCCACAGTTGGAGCTGGACAGGCTCCTGGAGTTCCACATTTACAGGGCATGGACAGGGTTGTTAACCCTACCCCAGGTACCCCGCAGCCACCGCTGAGTGGACGGTCTCAGGATGATGCCACAGTTGGATACTTCTTCCAGAGGCAGCCTGGAGAGCAGCTTGGAGGTTGCACACCCAGCAAGCATCGCTGGCCAACTGGAGATGCCAATCATGTTGATCAG GTCCGTGCTGTGGATGAAATGAACTATGACTTCCAAGCTCTTGCTCTGGAGTCTAGGGGTATGGGAGAG CTTCTGCCAGCAAAAAAGCTCTGGGATTCTGATGAGTTGGCCAAGGATGGAAGGAAAGGGATGCTTCTTGGCGAGGAGTGGAGGGACAATGCATGGGGATCATCTC ATCATTCAGTGTCTCAGCCAATCATGGTGCAGCGGCGACCAGGCCAGAGTTTCCATGGGAATGGTGATGCCAATTCTGTGCTTTCACCTCGCTCAGAAGGTGGAGGCCTGGGGGTGAGCATGGTGGAGTACGTCCTGAGCTCCTCTCCCGGTGACAAGATGGATGGTCGCTACAGGAACGGTGGCTAT GGTGGAGGAGATGTTGACCAAGATGGGAGAGAGAAGAATGATGCCCAGGAGAAAGTGTCCCCCTTTGAAGAGGACAAGAGCCCGGAGATGAAggtgggagaggagagtgatCCCACAAAAGCCAACGGAAGAGGTCTTCTGAATGGCATGGACAGAGACTGCAAAGATTTCAA TCCAACCCCTGGAAGCCGTCAAGCTTCCCCCACTGAGGCCGTGGAGCGGATGGGTCCCAGTCAGACAGGGTTGGAGATGATGGGACAGCACCATCCCCATGTCCTCCAACAACACAACCCCAACCAAAACAAGGCCCCAGCTGAGGACTTCCAGAACCAGGAGGCCCAGAGCATGGGAGGTATGGAGCAGCAAGCCGGTGTGGAGTCCCTCCAGTTCGACTATGCCGGGAACCAGATCCAGGTGGACTCCTCCGGGACTCCAGTAGGATTGTTTGACTACAATTCTCAACAGCAG ttgttCCAGAGATCTAATCCCCTGACTGTTCAGCagctcactgcagctcagcaacaACAATACGCCCTGgctgcagcccagcagcagcatctcg CTGGCCTTGCTCCTGCGTTTGTGCCAAACCCGTACATTATCAATGCTGCCCCCCCTGGAACCGATCCCTACACTGCCGCTGGGCtcgcagcagcagccacacttGCAG GGCCCACAGTGGTTCCACCACAGTACTATGGTGTTCCTTGGGGTGTGTACCCGGCCAATCTTTTCCAGCAACAGGCTGCATCAACTGCCAATCACTCAGCTAATCAGCAACAATCCAGCCAGGGACCAGGGCCAGGCCAGCCACAG GTGATGCGCACTGGAACCAACCAGCGACCTCTTACACCTGGGCAAGGCCAACAGAGTCAGCAGGAATCTctagctgcagcagctgctgcaaacCCTGCATTGGCATACACAGGCATGCCTG GATATCAGGTGTTGGCCCCTGCAGCCTATTATGACCAGACTGGGGCCTTGGTGATGGGCCCTGGTGCCCGAACTGGTCTTGGTGGACCAGTTCGTCTAGTCCAGACCCCTCTACTCATCaaccctgcagcagcacaagctg ctgcgGTGTCAGCATCTGGCTCCAGTAACAACATGTCTGGTCCTCCAGCCAACGGGCTGTACCGCTCAATGCCTCAACCTCAAccccagccacagcagcagcaggctccCCCACCCAGCAGTGGCCTGCCTTCCAGCTCATTCTACGGCTCTGGATCAGTCCCCAACACGTCTCAGAGCAGCTCACTTTTCTCACACAcctctgctgcacctccacCAAGCTCATCCCTGGGCTTCAGCAGTACCGGGGGCTCTCTCGGTGTAGGCCTGGGCTCTGCTCTTGGAGGCTTCGGCTCTTCTG tTTCCAGCTCTACCAGTAGCAGTGTATCTCGCAGGGACTCCCTGTTGGCAAGTTCTGATCTTTACAAACGTGGCGGCAGCAGTTTAACTCCCATCGGCCAGCCCTTTTACAACAGCCTGGGTTACTCCTCCTCACCCAGTCCCATTGGCCTCACACCAGGTCACTCCCCACTCACTCCTCCACCATCTCTGCCCTCTTCTCATGGATCCTCTTCTAGCCTTCACCTAG GTGGCCTGACAAATGGCAGCGGGCGTTACATTTCTGCAGCGCCTGGAGCTGAGGCCAAGTACCGGAGCGCCGGCGGGACGTCCAGTCTCTTTAATTCCAGTAGCCAGCTGTTCCCACCGTCTCGGCCTCGCTACAGTCGCTCTGATGTCATGCCGTCCGGGCGCAGCCGCCTGCTGGAAGACTTCAGGAACAACCGCTTCCCAAACCTTCAGCTCCGTGACCTGCCGGGACACATGGTGGAGTTCTCTCAAGACCAGCACGGATCCAG ATTTATCCAGCAGAAGCTGGAGAGGGCCACCCCTGCTGAGAGGCAGATGGTGTTTGGAGAGATTCTGCAAGCAGCATACCAACTGATGACTGATGTATTTGGGAATTATGTCATCCAAAAGTTCTTTGAG TTTGGAAGTGCAGACCAGAAGCTGGCTTTGGCTACACGTATCCGTGGACACGTCCTTCCACTGGCTTTGCAGATGTATGGTTGCAGGGTCATTCAGAAAGCCCTGGAGTCCATTTCCTCAGACCAGCAG AGTGACATTGTCCGCGAGCTTGATGGCCACGTGTTGAAGTGTGTCAAGGACCAGAATGGCAACCATGTGGTGCAAAAGTGTATTGAGTGTGTCCAGCCCCAAGCCCTGCAGTTCATTATTGATGCCTTTCAGGGACAG gtgtttgtgcTTTCCACACACCCCTATGGCTGCAGAGTTATCCAAAGGATTTTGGAGCACTGCACCCAGGAGCAGACCCTGcccatcctggaggagctgcatCAGCACTCTGAACAGCTGGGCCAG GATCAGTATGGTAACTACGTCATTCAGCATGTTTTGGAGCACGGCCGACCAGAAGATAAAAGCAAGATAGTCGCAGAGGTTCGCGGAAAGGTTCTTGTCCTCAGCCAACACAAATTTGCAAG TAATGTTGTGGAGAAGTGTGTGATCCACTCTTCGCGTGCGGAGAGAGCTCTGCTGATAGATGAAGTGTGCTGCCAGAAAGACGGGCCCCACAGCGCCCTGTACACCATGATGAAGGACCAGTACGCCAACTATGTTGTCCAAAGAATGATTGACATGGCAGAACCTGCTCAGCGCAAAATCATCATGCACAAG ATCCGGCCTCACATTGCCACTTTACGCAAGTACACCTATGGGAAGCACATTCTGGCCAAGCTAGAAAAGTACTACATGAAGAGCGGATCTGAACTGGGTCCCATCGGTGGCCCCACGAATGGCCTCATGTAG
- the pum2 gene encoding pumilio homolog 2 isoform X5, which translates to MSVPCSILGMNDVAWQETRGGMLHANGAPETGGVRVHGGGPLATVGAGQAPGVPHLQGMDRVVNPTPGTPQPPLSGRSQDDATVGYFFQRQPGEQLGGCTPSKHRWPTGDANHVDQVRAVDEMNYDFQALALESRGMGELLPAKKLWDSDELAKDGRKGMLLGEEWRDNAWGSSHHSVSQPIMVQRRPGQSFHGNGDANSVLSPRSEGGGLGVSMVEYVLSSSPGDKMDGRYRNGGYGGGDVDQDGREKNDAQEKVSPFEEDKSPEMKVGEESDPTKANGRGLLNGMDRDCKDFNPTPGSRQASPTEAVERMGPSQTGLEMMGQHHPHVLQQHNPNQNKAPAEDFQNQEAQSMGGMEQQAGVESLQFDYAGNQIQVDSSGTPVGLFDYNSQQQLFQRSNPLTVQQLTAAQQQQYALAAAQQQHLAGLAPAFVPNPYIINAAPPGTDPYTAAGLAAAATLAGPTVVPPQYYGVPWGVYPANLFQQQAASTANHSANQQQSSQGPGPGQPQVMRTGTNQRPLTPGQGQQSQQESLAAAAAANPALAYTGMPGYQVLAPAAYYDQTGALVMGPGARTGLGGPVRLVQTPLLINPAAAQAAAVSASGSSNNMSGPPANGLYRSMPQPQPQPQQQQAPPPSSGLPSSSFYGSGSVPNTSQSSSLFSHTSAAPPPSSSLGFSSTGGSLGVGLGSALGGFGSSVSSSTSSSVSRRDSLLASSDLYKRGGSSLTPIGQPFYNSLGYSSSPSPIGLTPGHSPLTPPPSLPSSHGSSSSLHLGGLTNGSGRYISAAPGAEAKYRSAGGTSSLFNSSSQLFPPSRPRYSRSDVMPSGRSRLLEDFRNNRFPNLQLRDLPGHMVEFSQDQHGSRFIQQKLERATPAERQMVFGEILQAAYQLMTDVFGNYVIQKFFEFGSADQKLALATRIRGHVLPLALQMYGCRVIQKALESISSDQQVISDIVRELDGHVLKCVKDQNGNHVVQKCIECVQPQALQFIIDAFQGQVFVLSTHPYGCRVIQRILEHCTQEQTLPILEELHQHSEQLGQDQYGNYVIQHVLEHGRPEDKSKIVAEVRGKVLVLSQHKFASNVVEKCVIHSSRAERALLIDEVCCQKDGPHSALYTMMKDQYANYVVQRMIDMAEPAQRKIIMHKIRPHIATLRKYTYGKHILAKLEKYYMKSGSELGPIGGPTNGLM; encoded by the exons ATGAGCGTTCCATGCAGCATCCTAGGTATGAATGACGTGGCCTGGCAGGAGACAAGAGGTGGGATGCTGCATGCAAATGGTGCTCCTGAGACCGGCGGTGTCAGAGTTCATGGTGGAGGGCCCCTAGCCACAGTTGGAGCTGGACAGGCTCCTGGAGTTCCACATTTACAGGGCATGGACAGGGTTGTTAACCCTACCCCAGGTACCCCGCAGCCACCGCTGAGTGGACGGTCTCAGGATGATGCCACAGTTGGATACTTCTTCCAGAGGCAGCCTGGAGAGCAGCTTGGAGGTTGCACACCCAGCAAGCATCGCTGGCCAACTGGAGATGCCAATCATGTTGATCAG GTCCGTGCTGTGGATGAAATGAACTATGACTTCCAAGCTCTTGCTCTGGAGTCTAGGGGTATGGGAGAG CTTCTGCCAGCAAAAAAGCTCTGGGATTCTGATGAGTTGGCCAAGGATGGAAGGAAAGGGATGCTTCTTGGCGAGGAGTGGAGGGACAATGCATGGGGATCATCTC ATCATTCAGTGTCTCAGCCAATCATGGTGCAGCGGCGACCAGGCCAGAGTTTCCATGGGAATGGTGATGCCAATTCTGTGCTTTCACCTCGCTCAGAAGGTGGAGGCCTGGGGGTGAGCATGGTGGAGTACGTCCTGAGCTCCTCTCCCGGTGACAAGATGGATGGTCGCTACAGGAACGGTGGCTAT GGTGGAGGAGATGTTGACCAAGATGGGAGAGAGAAGAATGATGCCCAGGAGAAAGTGTCCCCCTTTGAAGAGGACAAGAGCCCGGAGATGAAggtgggagaggagagtgatCCCACAAAAGCCAACGGAAGAGGTCTTCTGAATGGCATGGACAGAGACTGCAAAGATTTCAA TCCAACCCCTGGAAGCCGTCAAGCTTCCCCCACTGAGGCCGTGGAGCGGATGGGTCCCAGTCAGACAGGGTTGGAGATGATGGGACAGCACCATCCCCATGTCCTCCAACAACACAACCCCAACCAAAACAAGGCCCCAGCTGAGGACTTCCAGAACCAGGAGGCCCAGAGCATGGGAGGTATGGAGCAGCAAGCCGGTGTGGAGTCCCTCCAGTTCGACTATGCCGGGAACCAGATCCAGGTGGACTCCTCCGGGACTCCAGTAGGATTGTTTGACTACAATTCTCAACAGCAG ttgttCCAGAGATCTAATCCCCTGACTGTTCAGCagctcactgcagctcagcaacaACAATACGCCCTGgctgcagcccagcagcagcatctcg CTGGCCTTGCTCCTGCGTTTGTGCCAAACCCGTACATTATCAATGCTGCCCCCCCTGGAACCGATCCCTACACTGCCGCTGGGCtcgcagcagcagccacacttGCAG GGCCCACAGTGGTTCCACCACAGTACTATGGTGTTCCTTGGGGTGTGTACCCGGCCAATCTTTTCCAGCAACAGGCTGCATCAACTGCCAATCACTCAGCTAATCAGCAACAATCCAGCCAGGGACCAGGGCCAGGCCAGCCACAG GTGATGCGCACTGGAACCAACCAGCGACCTCTTACACCTGGGCAAGGCCAACAGAGTCAGCAGGAATCTctagctgcagcagctgctgcaaacCCTGCATTGGCATACACAGGCATGCCTG GATATCAGGTGTTGGCCCCTGCAGCCTATTATGACCAGACTGGGGCCTTGGTGATGGGCCCTGGTGCCCGAACTGGTCTTGGTGGACCAGTTCGTCTAGTCCAGACCCCTCTACTCATCaaccctgcagcagcacaagctg ctgcgGTGTCAGCATCTGGCTCCAGTAACAACATGTCTGGTCCTCCAGCCAACGGGCTGTACCGCTCAATGCCTCAACCTCAAccccagccacagcagcagcaggctccCCCACCCAGCAGTGGCCTGCCTTCCAGCTCATTCTACGGCTCTGGATCAGTCCCCAACACGTCTCAGAGCAGCTCACTTTTCTCACACAcctctgctgcacctccacCAAGCTCATCCCTGGGCTTCAGCAGTACCGGGGGCTCTCTCGGTGTAGGCCTGGGCTCTGCTCTTGGAGGCTTCGGCTCTTCTG tTTCCAGCTCTACCAGTAGCAGTGTATCTCGCAGGGACTCCCTGTTGGCAAGTTCTGATCTTTACAAACGTGGCGGCAGCAGTTTAACTCCCATCGGCCAGCCCTTTTACAACAGCCTGGGTTACTCCTCCTCACCCAGTCCCATTGGCCTCACACCAGGTCACTCCCCACTCACTCCTCCACCATCTCTGCCCTCTTCTCATGGATCCTCTTCTAGCCTTCACCTAG GTGGCCTGACAAATGGCAGCGGGCGTTACATTTCTGCAGCGCCTGGAGCTGAGGCCAAGTACCGGAGCGCCGGCGGGACGTCCAGTCTCTTTAATTCCAGTAGCCAGCTGTTCCCACCGTCTCGGCCTCGCTACAGTCGCTCTGATGTCATGCCGTCCGGGCGCAGCCGCCTGCTGGAAGACTTCAGGAACAACCGCTTCCCAAACCTTCAGCTCCGTGACCTGCCGGGACACATGGTGGAGTTCTCTCAAGACCAGCACGGATCCAG ATTTATCCAGCAGAAGCTGGAGAGGGCCACCCCTGCTGAGAGGCAGATGGTGTTTGGAGAGATTCTGCAAGCAGCATACCAACTGATGACTGATGTATTTGGGAATTATGTCATCCAAAAGTTCTTTGAG TTTGGAAGTGCAGACCAGAAGCTGGCTTTGGCTACACGTATCCGTGGACACGTCCTTCCACTGGCTTTGCAGATGTATGGTTGCAGGGTCATTCAGAAAGCCCTGGAGTCCATTTCCTCAGACCAGCAGGTAATT AGTGACATTGTCCGCGAGCTTGATGGCCACGTGTTGAAGTGTGTCAAGGACCAGAATGGCAACCATGTGGTGCAAAAGTGTATTGAGTGTGTCCAGCCCCAAGCCCTGCAGTTCATTATTGATGCCTTTCAGGGACAG gtgtttgtgcTTTCCACACACCCCTATGGCTGCAGAGTTATCCAAAGGATTTTGGAGCACTGCACCCAGGAGCAGACCCTGcccatcctggaggagctgcatCAGCACTCTGAACAGCTGGGCCAG GATCAGTATGGTAACTACGTCATTCAGCATGTTTTGGAGCACGGCCGACCAGAAGATAAAAGCAAGATAGTCGCAGAGGTTCGCGGAAAGGTTCTTGTCCTCAGCCAACACAAATTTGCAAG TAATGTTGTGGAGAAGTGTGTGATCCACTCTTCGCGTGCGGAGAGAGCTCTGCTGATAGATGAAGTGTGCTGCCAGAAAGACGGGCCCCACAGCGCCCTGTACACCATGATGAAGGACCAGTACGCCAACTATGTTGTCCAAAGAATGATTGACATGGCAGAACCTGCTCAGCGCAAAATCATCATGCACAAG ATCCGGCCTCACATTGCCACTTTACGCAAGTACACCTATGGGAAGCACATTCTGGCCAAGCTAGAAAAGTACTACATGAAGAGCGGATCTGAACTGGGTCCCATCGGTGGCCCCACGAATGGCCTCATGTAG